The DNA window ATGTTTTTGTGCTCTCGCTATTCATGGCTCTATCTTTTTGTTTGGCCCGTaggtttttctgctttttttccAGTCTCTAATGCTCTCAAGAATGTGGTTTACTTTTTGGATGAGTTAACAAGCCAGCCGGAGTACATGTTCTGGTACATTGTTGCCGCATGCACACGTTTCTATGGCCACCTCGAATTTGTCACAGAAAGTGTTTGCCCGAGCTCGTACATCAGATTGAAGTGATAATTCAAGACGAATGTGCGACGTGACTTAGGGCATAAATCAATTTATGTTTGCTTTTCGGGCTCGCTAAATGTCTCATGAATTGGCTTGAGCCATGATTTAAAGCCTGGCAAAttactaaaaatatgttttaccTCGTTTGCTCGTTTCAGGAAAGCTTCTGAATTGGTTCTGCCGCAGCTGGACGTGTTTGTTTGGGTAAGTAGGGGCTGAACAATTGGAAGTGTAAATAAATTAGCCTTTATATTTGGTTTAAAAGCTtgtgaaattcttaaaagatTTCTATAAATAAGGAACTTTATGTTTGCAATGAAAAAACCATTTCTGTTATAAGTAAAACCAATTTATTCAAAGACAGTGCATGAACTAGTTTTGACTCTTAATAGCCGTTCCCATTTCGTACTCGCTTGGCATGGGTTCGAGAGCAAGAGCCATGGCATTGCTGTTTCCctgcaatttattaaaaataaatgcaaatcaaGAGCCAGAAACCAACTCTGTGCCAAATGTGTCAATTGGGGGAATCCCCTGCCCCTCCCACCCGGAATTCGGCACTCTTTCGCTTGGTGCTAAGTGCGTTGGCCTAACGGCAACTTTCTGGCTTATTTATGTTTGTGACAGCTCGCCGAGTCCCATATGGTAATGAGGCCTAGTTCTGTTGACCATAAACGGATTATCAGGCAATATTACGGCGCTCACTTTTCTTTTTCGCCGCCATTAGCCGCGGAGGAGATGGTCCCGGCTCGAGTCATAAGATGGCATTAGCTTGATTATGGCCTGGCAGAGTGTTTAATACGCACTTGATGCCACCTCTCACTCTGGCCCATTTTGGCCAACAAGCCCGGTGAGGCGTGGCCCCATTTGCCGCTGACGTCTTTTTCGTCTGTGGCCCAGAGGGGCGGCAGGGGATGGGGCCTCCGACCTGCCCACGCTCCTCGAGATTTATGGCCAAGTGTGCGCTCGGCGTCAGCGTCGCTCATTCTCAATCTAAATCTGAATCTGACTCTGATGGTGACTTATTTATGTGACTGGCGGGCTGCTGTTGCGCTCGCAGAGGCGTGGGCAGCTCCGCGGCTCCAAGTGCTTTTCGCCGCCTTTCCGCGCGTTTTTCGGCAGCCCAAAACGGTTGCAAAGTGCTCTAGtgcagagagagaaaaaaagtGGTACTGTACTCACttgatttttcattttaaaatgtgtaaaagaaaaagttttcattgggtttttgtttaaaaagacCTTTAAGAAaccatttttaagaattttaaaaaaatcagagAAAAAgatcatttttaatatatatatttaaattggtcaaaaatacaatgtttataaatttgttgaactaaaaaaatacagagataaaaatcatttttataatattaatttacatttgtcAAAAATACAATTCTTATATCATTTGTTTGGTTTACATATCGTGTAGGGTGGGTTCACTGCTTTAAAGCGTTTTTTCTAATAACTCCTTATGCATATTATATAATGTATTATATACTGggacttaattttttttatttatattactcaaatagcttttttttaatattacaaataCAATATTACATTCTAGACCATATTGTATTTCgatgtataataatattaaagaagaTTAGCGGTAGATCCAATTTTCTTAAGTAAGCTCCTTTGGAAAAATCCCTTTACAATCCGATAATTTTGTCTCTATGCAGCGCGATTCCCTTCAGTGAAATTAGTTAGCCGCGATCCGGACTCGCAATCTTTGATTTATTGCTAATTTCGGCAGCGGGAAATTCCCTTAGCCGTGGCAGTTGCAATTCGGTAGCATTTTGTTGCTTTGACACCAATTGGTGTTTTCGGCTGTCTGTGGCACGCTATTGtgcattgttgctgctgctgctgccgatgttgctgctgctagtGCTGCTCcggtgatgttgctgttgctggtgttgcaTGTCAGTCACTCAAATGGCTGACAGCCAGCGAACTTCGTGTTTCAGTTCGACTTGTTTTCGCTGCAGAAGCTGTGCGGCAGTTCAGGCCGCCTCAAGTGGCCCACTGAAGGTCAGGCAATTggtgttgccgttgccgttgttgttgctcccaTTGTTGCCGCCAatattgttgctgttgccgctggtGCCATTGCATCCCAAAAGTGATCGAAACAATGTGTCGAGAGCCCTCGAGTTAAGGCACTTGAATGGTCAATGCCGGTTTTGTGGTCACACTTCAAATtgcttgtttttatatatgtatattttattaaaaacaaaggccaagaAGGATTACAATACTTCGAgtttaaaatactaaatgtTGATTAAACATCATTTAATCatgtataaatacatttattgatTCACATATtcgaaaatcaaaatataagcTAAATaccataaaatttttattattgattCTGAAATCACATTACTTACATATATTTCTTAGTCTGcggtaaaaataaacaaaatataaaactatctttaaaaacaattaataacCATTCaaaatgaatgcatttttttataatgtaaATGTTTACAGaatgaatattgaaaaaagattttaaaaagtatctaaAAAGGTgttattgatatttattttcaatattcattttaaaaacatttacattttaaacaattttattgttGACTTTTCCTTCCCCCTTGCCAAAGAATAAATATGAATTCAAAACAGTTCTCTGTCTGCggtgaaaagcaaaaaagattgaaaatatttaactgtCTCCGAGCTTGATAAATTATTCTGCCTATTGAATATTGATGTGCCAGCCGACATTCCATGACTCAATCTTGAGCAATTTCGCTcgcaaaaagagaaaaacaatCAAGGagccaaacaaaacaaaacatttggcatatcatgaatattttatgaacTGAACCCAAACCCGTTTCGCTCGCCACTCGACTCCGCCTGCGATTTTGACTTCAACTTCATCTTCGTCGGCGGATTCGTTCGACATTTCGCGCGCGGCTCACTCACTCGCCCTCATTACAAAACACAAATCATGCATTGCGTTTACTTAACGGTTAACAAAAAGCTGACAAATTTATTGTCACCGGTGACATAAATATTGGTATCAGACTTCTGACCGACTGGAAATGTGTCAGGCGGCGGTGGCTACCGCGAATTTGCCAAAAGATCGTGCTGTAATTGACATATATACGGGCATGGGGCATATAGTATATCGCCGTATATCAGGTTCTCATTATGCATGACTTGGGCCAAGACAAAGGCCAAAATGGCCGGGAGAAACCGCTTGAGAAAATAATCAAAAGCGTTCTCCGGAGTGTTTGTGTGGTCGCCGCTGCAAGATCAAAGGAATAAATACATGAAACTCACTTTTAATGAGGGTCACATGGCTCTCTGCTGTTGTTTCCTCCTGAGGTTCATCTTTTTGGCCAACTAATTTCGGATTCTTATCTTGGCTGtgacacaaaaacaaagcatttAGCTCAATTAATATTTCCCAACGGGAATTGCTAAGCGTGTGATCCACTTAAGAACAGTGGCAACAATAAATTTGTCGCTCCTCAACAAtttattatcttattatattttattaatgtaaTTTTATAACCTCTTGAAATTTTAACAAGACAGTTAGAAGGTctgattttaattgaataaattgtTGATGTAATTGTTTGTCTAAATTGGTTTCAAGTGCTGTTAGaacataaaaaatgtgttaataaaatttttatatctatctatctaccatcgagaaatatttttaaatacatccTGTAGATTTAGAATTTTTAGTTTATGTAGATCCTACAAACTTTCGTAGATTTGATAATCAACTTAAGTTTGATTTATGTTTCGGAATTTCCCCTAATTTTTATGGGCAGCCCACGAGGGTGTTCTTACATTCTTTCACTTTCCGCTTTTGTGACCCGTATTTGGTAGTATCTGATTAATGTTATGCATATTTTGTAGCTACACATCTTGCTAATGAACTGCtaaatgcaaaaatgggtTCTCAGCGCGCGTCTCAGAAATTTCACTTTTCCAACTGGGCATTGCGAATGCCATACGCCAACCGGTTGCAAACACAATATCTAGTTTAAATGAATTTCTTTCTGCAGCGCTGCTCGCTTTGTTTTTTCCTtgccaattttaattaaaacatttcgGCTGAGTGAAAGTTTTCCCCTTCGCATTAGCAGATGTGGgttgtttttgctgctttAATGGTCAATTGTCAGCTTCCGTTCTGCGGAGCAGAAAGCAGGAGATGGCGAAGATGAACAAAagacaattttaattaaggcCCAAACAATGCACAATTTGTGGCGAATTAAATGGCATTTTTCCACTTGACAGCCCGACGAGCGAAATGGCCGAAATGTGCGAAGCCAACAAATTGTGTAGCCGGTTAATTAATTGCCTTAATAGTTCACAGATGTTTACAGTTAAATCTGGATGTTATTGTGCTTCATTGTTGTTTCGCCTGATGTTTTCATCGTGCTGACTTCATTTGAATGCCTTCTGCGCTCGCCCCAGCCCCAGTTGGGGCACTTGAGGTGCTTCGCCATCCGAGTTTGGAGCTCGAAATGTCCTTCTGCCGAGCCAGCGAATTCTTCAGAGTTCATTGACTCTGTACCGAGCCCCGGCTTTTGGCCCTCAGTTCGCTTTGGCCAAGCCATGGGCTGAATTTAACACCTTTTTTGTTGCGGCCGCGCATGTAAAGGCCCAAAAGCAGACCTAGACAGAGTCGCAGAGCCAACAATGGTTGTTCTCTTGCCGTTGCAGCTGCCGCAACAatgacaacagcagcagcaactgcagcagcgacatgggagcagcagcagcagcagcagtaggaACAACCATGGGCAAAACCCTTTAAAGGACAGCGGCAATGCACTCAAAAAACTGACGACCCAAGAGCATGAGTCGCAGAACGTGACGTGACGAGATGCGACTGACGAGCAGAAAACGGACAACCATCCGCATTTAAGTCTCAAATTGATTCTCCCCAGACAACAATGCGACCTTGCTTTTCTTGCAGTGcacacagggagaaaatgCGTCGGACATATTTGTTGTCatgataattaaattcagTGATTTGTACCTAGTTGCCAACTTTAGTTTAAGTAAAAGTGATTTATGCATAGGCTATGTATTTTCTTCATCTAAATATCTAAAGAAATGATTATTATTCCCAACTAGCTGCTTATTTCCTTTTCAGCTTTTgcttaaaatcaaattttttcaTAGTAACTTTTGAAGGAGATTAAAGTATACAATTAAATGGTTTGTAAAAAAAGGAAGTGGGTGGATGGTAAGTGTACGCCATGTTAAAGAGAATAAAATATAACGAACAATAAATTAATCCAGTAATCAAATAACTACAATAccggtttttattatttaagcaGTCCAGTTATTAAGTAGTGGTATTAAACACTAGGTTTCCATTCCTTAAATTCCTAAAAAATTCAGTATATTAAATGTCTTCCTCTTACTGCGTGATTTCAGTGATTAAAATGACAATGCTTCCTAACTATTAatatttctcccagtgcacccGTCCTAAGCTGCCGTGGCTGCAATCTGGGGCCCCTTAGAGACTTGACAATTGTTGGCCATAAAAGTGCTAAGCAGTTGGCCATTGGGCCCAGCATTAGAGCCACGCACAGCGGCCGCATCAACGaaagtataaacaaaagaCTTGGGCAACAAACTTGACCCACCCGGGCCGCtttttgctgccgctgctgctgctttttgcTGCACCACCAAACAATGGCGCGTGCTGCGGCTTAAAGTTATAgccaagccaaagccaaagccataGAGGCAAAGCCTGTTTTGGGCTGGCAATTGCGTATGGTGCTCCGAGTGCCAGGCTGGCCAAAACCTGCTCTGGTCATGAAACTCACTGCACATTACTGGCATCGAGTTAGTTCTGCTTTCCGTGGCAGCGATCTAATAAAGTCGGGCCAAGTCAACCCGGGCCATGTGGCTAACGAAAGTTATTTATGCACGAGCCAGTCTACTTAGGTCGGCCTGCATGCGTCATCGCTTGCTGTTCATAATTTATGCCAAGTCTTGGGCCAACCAGCAACCAGCAACCAGCCAACAGCGAACAACCAACAACGAGCGGCAACCAGAGTTGCTGGCGTGGGTGTTAATGGCAAACAGAGCGGCAACAACGGCAGCAAAGACACAAAAGTACTCggctgtgtgagtgtgtggaAAACTGGCAAGAACGAGGCAGAGAAGTACTTCGACAGGGAATTACCCATACCTATGGTCCAACaaattcgaaataaaataagaactaAAACCTAAATATCGGTTTAGCATTTACTTTCTTTCAAAGTTCCGAGTTCCTtataaaatatcattatagatttttaattaatttttacagTGCCAGGAATGAAGAAAATATGAATGCAACAACAATAAGTGATTCCCATTTTTACgatgcaaagaaaaaaatcaaagcATATCAATCTTGGCCTTCAGGATATCATAAAATACTTCCAGCCGATTTTATTGCCGCAGCATTTATGGCATGCAATTTCGCATACAAGCCCCTGTTAAGATATACCCTTTGCTCGGCAAAAACAGGGTATACGACCAGAATAGAATAGAACAGCAGCCATGCTGGAGCTGGCACAAGAGCAGCTCCAAAGGGTCGACGACTTCCAGCGCCCGcatcgcaggaaggaagcctgcCACGGCAACAGTCGtagctgcaactgcaacagcagcagcggcaacagcagctgGCAATGGCATAAAGCAAACAAATGGAAATTGTTTAAAGCCAGCTTTGGTTTATGGCCTTTTGCATGGAGCCGGGCCAATGCTAATTGCAAAGGAATGTCCAAGTCCTCGGCAGCGGGCGTGGGTAGCTCTTGGCTGGCTCTTGGCCACAGTTAATTGCCAAAAGATAGGGGGAGCCAACGACGAAGGTCCATCCGAAATAAATATGTTGGTTCTTACGGTGGAGCCGCAGACAATAAAACAGGGAAAAACCCGTTGAAAActgcaattaatttttaacttgAGTTAAAGGTATAACACAtttcaaatgtatttatatactaaaagtaaaaattctAGCACCATTGCTTGAAGGACGAAATAACTTCTTACCTTAGATTACCCAAAATTTCAAGCATTTTTAAACTGACCaacttattttataaaatttacttCAAAGTAAACTCTACTACAAGACCTTCTGCAAATGCACAAACCACAAATTTTTATTCACAAACTAAAAACGAAGGTGGAAAAGAGCCTAGCTCCTCTGGTTGGAGGGCGGGAAACTGAAGGCCTTGAAGGACTCGCCGGCGCCGCCGAAGAACTTCGACTGGAACTCCACCCAGTGGAGGCGCAGGGTGTGCAGGAAGGCGCTCAGGCCCTCCATCATCACCAGGATGGCCACCGTGAGGATGGCCCAGGCGAAGAAGGAGGCCATGAGCACGGGCACGCTGTAGTACAGCGGCTGGTGGTTGGCGAAGCCCTTGTTGAGCACCATGTGCCACAGGACATCCGACAGCTGGTCGTGGGCCAGGGACAGGGCCCACAGTCGCAGATACGAGGCCGTGTGGGACACCGATCCCAGCACCGTTTCGATGGTGTGGATGCCCGAGTGAATCCAAATCTCCGACATCTCGAACTCCTCCTCGTTGTCCACGCTCCTCTGCTTGCTGGCCTCGCTCACGTCGTCCGTGGAGTACCACATGGTAGACCGCATTTCCCTGATCGTCTGCCGGCGCATCGGCTTCAGATCCCGTGCCTTCTGTTGCTTCCTCCGCTTTCGGAGCAGATACAACGGCTTGCCGGCCAGCAGAATGGGAATCATAAGCAGAGCTAGGACCACCAGGGCGTACTCCAGGAGCCGCTCGTTGGGATACATGTCTGCATTGCAGTTGGCCGGCGGATCCTCCGTCTTCATCAGCATCATATTGATGAAGGTGATCAGAACGTTTGGGGCACAGGCCGagttgtagggcgtcggctTGTGGCCGCCGTACACGAGCCACTTGTAGAAGATCAGGAAGACGAGGTAGCAGAAGAGGCAGGTCATGAAGATGGCCTGCGGAATCACCACCAGGATGAGGTCCGCCTTCTTCTTCAGCAGCACGCAGTTGGCGGCGGACAGGCCGAGGCCGAACATCATCTGCGTAATGCCCAGGACAATGGCCATCTTCATCTTCAGGGAGTTGGTGGTGGTGATCGAGTCCTGGCCCACAACTGCCCACACGGGGTCCATACCTATGGGATAGGGATGCCCCGAGTAAAAGTTCGGATCCGAAGAGTCCAGGGTCAGCGTGATCAAGGGGTCCGCCAAGGTGGTGGCATTGTAGCGACAGCTCCAGCTCGAGCCGAAAATATTGAACCCCTTGGCCATGGCTATGTTGTAGATGAAACCCATGTAGACGGAGAAGATCCCCATCAGCAGGATTATGTAGCGACCCGCGAACAGGATGTTCAGGATTTCGTTCTCCGAGGTCGAGGCAATCTGATACTTTTCGATGGCCTTGTGCTTCCGAATCATTATGAGTGAAAACAAAATTAGCAAAATGCCATGACCCACGTCGCCAAACATGACCGCGAAGAGGAAGGGGAACGTGATGATGGTGTACGGGGCGGGATTCAGCTCCTTGTAGTCGGCCATTCCATAGGCGTCTATAAGGTTCTGGAATCCCCGGGTGAACCTGTTCAGCCGGAAGTACGTCGGTGGCATATGATTGACCATTCTCGTTTTCTTCAGCAGAATGGCCCGAGAAGTCATGTCGCCCTGGAAGTCCGGCTGGAACTCCGACTCCTCCGTCTCTTCCCATTGCGTTTGCTTTTTCTCCTTCTTTTCCTGGGGTTCCTGCTTCTCCTCCtccccctcctcctcctccacgtTGTCCGTGTCTTCGTCCGGGGCTTCCCTCCTATCTGCGCCCCCACTAAGTCTGCTGGCATTTCGTAGGATCAGCCTAACTTCCTGGACATCCGAGGAAGGTACATACACCTCCGCCAGAAGATAGCGTGGAACCTCCCATCCGCCCACCAATCGCAGGCGATTCATCAGTTCGTAAACCTTCAGAGCCTTGCGAAGATTGACTCGCACAATGAACAGATCCTGACCAGCCACCTCCAGGATCTGGCGGCGCATCAGCTCGGCCTCCTTGAGGACCTTCTCCACGTTCACTATCTCCTGGCTCAACTCCCTCACCTTCTCCTCCCGCTCGCTGGCCGACCGCGGGCAATCGTATATGTTGACATGATAGTGGCCACAGATCTTGAGGACCTTGGGCCACAGCATCGTGGAACTGGTCATCATGAGGATGGCGAACTTCCTCAACTTCTCCGGCCGCTGGCCATGGTGATACTCGTAGACCGGAGTGGGCATTTCGGAAAACCGAATGATCAGGTTGAAGGAGCACAGGCGGTAGAGCAGCAGCTCAAAGCTGTAGAACTTGTCCGCCCGGATGCTCCCAATCATGTAGTTTAGCTGCGACTGATGCGCTCCCGCGGTGGTGGCATCCTGCACCAGGCCCATGACCGTGCTCTCCGAGTAGAGCAGCTCGCTGCCCATGTCCGAGGTCATGTACTTGTTGGCCCTGGTGATGGCGAAGCTGTGCTCCATCATGCGGTACCGCCGGTTGTCCAGTCGGTAGTAGTGCTCCGTCACGGCACTGGCCTCCACGTGGATGCGCTTCAGCCGGTCCCCGTACTTGGCCAGGTCCTTCTCCCTCAGCCGGTTCTCGCGATCCACGTCCGGATAGAAGACCTCGCTCACGTGCAACTGCACCATCATGTTGTGCAGGTTCTCCACGAGGCGCAGGTACTCGTAGCACTGCGACACCTTCTTCGAGTAGAGGTTGTTCAGCAGGCGGTCCTCGTCGTAGACGTTGTTGAACTGCACCGCTCCCTGGTGACCCAGCTCTATGAGGCAGTCGAAGGCGTTGTCCGTGTGCAGGAGCAGCTGGCACAGCTCCATGTCCTCGCTGCGGAAGAAGGACTTGACCTTCGTCTGCCGTTTCTTAAATGGTTTCATCCTGCTGAGGGTCTCGCGATCGGGGagcaaaaatatttggaattaaaataaataattcggTGACTGTGACTGCTTTTTCGAATCTCGTTGTTTTCTCCATTTGTTAAGATCTgcattcttaaaaaaagataaaattttattgagTTTTAGTTAGAAGCACCACTGTTTTgcagtttttttaatatatctatatctatgTATATCTTGTAGTCCAGATAATtacttctttaaaaatattttaaacaagaaaggatgttaacttcggcaagccgaagttcgtatacccttgcagttataaaaaataatcaataattttattaaactgaattcaaaattcttaaaaatataaaaatattatattcccaatattataagacactatgtcaaaaagccccaaagctataatttgtttcacattatttcctattaattatccgatcgttcctatgacagctatatgatatagtcgtccgattttgataaaatttaactcgaaattcaaaaccaaataaaaaatgttatttccaagagtagGAGGGTATAAGTTAGAAAACACCGAaggaataatttttttaattttttccccgatagttcctataggagctataagatatagttgtccgatccggctggttccgacttatatactacctgcaatagaaagaagacttttgggaaagtttcagcccgatagctttagaactgagagactagcttgcgtagaaatggacggacagacggacggacagacggacatggctagatcgactcgtcttgtgacgctgatcaagaatatatatactttatggggtcggaaacgtctccttcactgcgttgcaaacttctgactgaaatcattataccctctgcaagggcatAAAAATACCCCAAACTTGTCCCAATCCTTGTGATGTCTTTGTTTAAAACTACCTATTTTCCTACCCAgctctgtttgtttttggtttggGGCTCGGGTATTTGACTCCTGCTAATTGATACGTTCGTTTGCCTCTCCCCATGCTGGCTctggtttttgtgttttatttaattcgagTAGCAAACATGTCCAGGTCCAAGCTGCCCCCTGCTCGAGATCAACTGCAGATAATTTCATGCTTTGCATGCAAACTCGTTGCAGTTGCCATtactgccacgcccacaccgccgccgccgcccccgTCGCCGTCACGCTAGAGTGGACCAAAACTGGCCAACTGCAGTTTATGCCCTTGTCTTCTCGGCTGGGAACACTCGTTGTCGGACTGCTCGGAAGTTGTGGGAATTCCTGCATACGGTTTTCCATTATGCCTAATATGTCATACATCAGCGAGTTTTATAACAAAGTTCTCACTTCAATTAGATGGTTACAAAACGCTGcaagaatttattatataaattaggGTGCTGAAATAGTTACCAGCAAATTGGTAATAATAGTGCCCATAAAACATAATAATGCTCAGAACTCCGCGGGCAACAAAAGACGTATAAGTGCTTTGTTTGGCCAATACCTATGAGCATTTTCTAAAGATTTGTTGACATCGCACAatggtatacatttttatggcaTTATTTTATGATCATTTAGTTTTATGGATGAGGTGTGTTTAGAAATTCGGGAATAAATTAACATATTTGCCTTAAGAATATATACCATAGTTTAACGAATCGAActgtattaattttatttttacaaaccTTAAGCCATCTTTTATTGCCTTTTATTCGACCCCCGAAGACAAAGCATTTTTGTCAGTTTGGCAAGCATTTCGCCATTGTCTTTTGGTTATTCATTTACTtacataaacaatttgttcACACTTTGTGAGGAATTCATTTCACTTCTGCGGCGAAACATTTTCCCACCAGTATCGGCTTCACATCGCATTCAAAGACATTGAAATTGTTTGGTAATTTGCTCTCTGACTGACTGGCGACCCTTTGAAGTGGGCTCGAAAAGCGTTTTCGGCTCATTAGCCGATGCTAAAAGGAAAATGGGCATTACTCAGTCGagtgaaaattgttttgggcCTGTTTGTTCGTTGGTTAGCACTTCCACTTGCACGACAATGAAAGTAAAAGCGCCAAAGCCGAACTGCACTTGATAATTTCTTTGGCAAAGCTGTGACAATAAAAGTGCTATTGCCATTGTTAAGCGGCAGTTCGATTTCATTAGCCCGCTGGGCCTGCAGAGAAATTAAGTCACCGAATTGAAAGTTTCGAAAGCAAAAGCGACTGTTTTCACTTTTCCGTGGTGTGCGACAATTGCAGGCAATAAATCAAATCGAAATCAAAGTCACTTACAGAACAGCGGGGTAACGCGTGTTGCGGCCGCCCCATGAAtgggttttttaaaataaatactgaaACAATGTCAATTTGTGGCTGACGGCAAAGGTAGTTTTCGAGATTTCATTTGAAGAGCCGAGTCCATAAGAGGAGTCGTGCGGAGGAGGGGTTCATTGTCTGCTCGAGTATTTTCATAAACTAATTTGCATTTCTCTTTTGCCTACTCATGTGTTTCCCCCCGCTCTCTTTCTACTTTCAGAGGTAATGTGATCGGCGATCTTCGGGAGCAATTAGACGACTAAACAAAAGGTAAGCGGCAGCTGCCATCGATTTTGGCACTACGCCCTCGCACATCCATCTCAAGTCCCcgtccaatccaatccaaagCAATCCATCCAAGACAATCCATTTTAACTCACTCACTTTTCGCCGGGGCAAAGAGAAAGTGCATTTCATGTGGCCGGGCTCTTGGCCAAGTCTGTAATTTGCCA is part of the Drosophila biarmipes strain raj3 chromosome 2R, RU_DBia_V1.1, whole genome shotgun sequence genome and encodes:
- the LOC108030176 gene encoding V-type proton ATPase 116 kDa subunit a 2; this encodes MKPFKKRQTKVKSFFRSEDMELCQLLLHTDNAFDCLIELGHQGAVQFNNVYDEDRLLNNLYSKKVSQCYEYLRLVENLHNMMVQLHVSEVFYPDVDRENRLREKDLAKYGDRLKRIHVEASAVTEHYYRLDNRRYRMMEHSFAITRANKYMTSDMGSELLYSESTVMGLVQDATTAGAHQSQLNYMIGSIRADKFYSFELLLYRLCSFNLIIRFSEMPTPVYEYHHGQRPEKLRKFAILMMTSSTMLWPKVLKICGHYHVNIYDCPRSASEREEKVRELSQEIVNVEKVLKEAELMRRQILEVAGQDLFIVRVNLRKALKVYELMNRLRLVGGWEVPRYLLAEVYVPSSDVQEVRLILRNASRLSGGADRREAPDEDTDNVEEEEGEEEKQEPQEKKEKKQTQWEETEESEFQPDFQGDMTSRAILLKKTRMVNHMPPTYFRLNRFTRGFQNLIDAYGMADYKELNPAPYTIITFPFLFAVMFGDVGHGILLILFSLIMIRKHKAIEKYQIASTSENEILNILFAGRYIILLMGIFSVYMGFIYNIAMAKGFNIFGSSWSCRYNATTLADPLITLTLDSSDPNFYSGHPYPIGMDPVWAVVGQDSITTTNSLKMKMAIVLGITQMMFGLGLSAANCVLLKKKADLILVVIPQAIFMTCLFCYLVFLIFYKWLVYGGHKPTPYNSACAPNVLITFINMMLMKTEDPPANCNADMYPNERLLEYALVVLALLMIPILLAGKPLYLLRKRRKQQKARDLKPMRRQTIREMRSTMWYSTDDVSEASKQRSVDNEEEFEMSEIWIHSGIHTIETVLGSVSHTASYLRLWALSLAHDQLSDVLWHMVLNKGFANHQPLYYSVPVLMASFFAWAILTVAILVMMEGLSAFLHTLRLHWVEFQSKFFGGAGESFKAFSFPPSNQRS